The genomic stretch AGCGCCTCGTCGAGCTCGGCGGCGCGGGTGACGCGGATGCCCAGGGCGCCGCAGTTCTCGGCGAATTGGGCGAAGTTGGGGTTATGCAGCGCCGTCTGCCAGACGTCCAGCTGGCCTGCCCTTTGCTCCTTGGAGATCTTTCCCAGCTCGCCGTTGTTGAGCAGCACGTGGGTGATCTTCATGCTGTATTTCACCGCCGTGGTCAGCTCCGCCAGGTACTGGCCGAAGCCGCCGTCGCCGGTGAGGGCCACGATGGGGCGATCCGGCGCCGCCGCCCAGGCCCCCATGGCCGCCGGGTAGCCAAAGCCGATGGAGCCGAGATAGCCGGACATCAGCACGCTCTGCTCGCGGCATTCGAAGTAGCGGCCGAAGGAGTAGGTGTTGTTGCCCACGTCCACGGCGATCACCGCGTTGGCCGGGATCTGGCGGTTCTTGGCGGCGAAGAGGGAAGCGGAGCTGACGCCCCGGCCGCGGTCGTCCGCCTCGCGGCTCGCCTTCTCCTGGCGCCACAGCTGCCAGCGCTCGGCGATCTCCGGCCGCTGGTCGACGGCGGCGAGGTCTTCCCCCAGCTGCTCCAGCATCAGCTGCGCCGTCACGCCAATCTCCCCCAACACCGGCACCGTGACCTTCTGCACCCGCCCCAGCTGCCACGGGTCGAAGTCCACCTGGATCGCCGGCTTCTTGGGGGTGATCCCCGTGTGGTTGGAGAACGACGCGCCGAAGACCAGTAGCAGATCGCATTCGTTCATGAACCAGCTAGCAATGGGCGTGCCGCTCCTGCCCAGCACGCCGCAGCCCAGCTCGTGGTGGTCGGAGATCTGCCCCTTGCCCTTGAAGGTGGTGATCACCGGGCAATGCAGCCGGCTCGCCAGGGAGATGATGGCGTCCATGCTCTCCCGGGCGCCGTAGCCCACCACGATCACCGGCCGCTCCGCCCCCCGCAGCCGCTCCAGCGCCGCCGCCAGGCTCTCCTCCGGCGGCCGGATCCGGAGATCCGTCAGCCGCCCCTCCGGCCCCGACGCCTGGATCTTCTCGGCGGGCAGCTCCTGGACCTCGTCCGGAAAGATCAGGTGCGCCACCTCCCGGTGCTGCACCGCGTGCTTCAAGGCCAGGTTGACCAACTCCGCGTGGCGACTGGTGTGGAGCACTGTCTGGCTCCAGCCGGTGACGGCGTCGAAGGCGGCGGCCAGGGGAAGCTCCTGGAACGCCCCGGGCCCCAACACCTGGGTGTTCACCTGCCCGGTCAGCGCCAGCACCGGTGCCCGGTCCACCTTGGCGTCCCACAGCCCGGTCAAGAGGTTGGTGGCCCCGGGCCCGGCGATAGCCAAACACGCCGCCGGCCGCCCGGTGAGCTTGGCGAAGCCGCTGGCGGCGAAGGCGGCGGCGCCCTCGTGGCGGATGCCGATGAAGGTCAGCTTTCCCGCCTCCTCCTGCACCCGCAACGCGTCCGCCAGCCCCAGGTTGGAATGCCCCACCATGCCGAAGACATGAGTCACCCCCCACGCCACCATGGTCTCCACCATCACATCCGACACCGTCCGCTCCCGCGGCTCCTCCTCCGGCACCCCCACGTAGACGCCGTCCTCCCGCACCTCGGTGGGGTAAGTTTGGACCCCGTCGTCATAGCCTCCCGGTGGCTTGCCCGACAGCGGGCAAAAATCCCACCCGTGCCACGGGCAGCGCAGGTACCCCCCTTCGATGGAGCCCTCCCCCAAGGGCCCGCCCTGGTGCGGGCAGGCATTGTCCAGCGCCCCATACTGGCCTTCGTGATGGGTCAAGGCCAGGCTCAAATGCCCCACCGTCACCGTCATCACCCGCCCCTCCGGAAGCTCCTCCAACCCCGCCACCCGATGCCATACGGTCGTCTCGCCCATGGTTCTCGCTCCTCCTGGTGACGGTTCCCAGCGGAACCGCGGGTTCTTCACCTCGCCTGGAATGCTGAATCAGCCTGATCATTGTGGCAGAAGCCCCATAGCTCGCGGGCATCTTCTAGCTCGCGGGCATCTTCGGCTAACTCCTACGATGCTCACCAGAGAGTTGGACTTTCTGGCAAGGATCTTCCCTTAGGGCGGTGACCAGAAGTCCCCTCGCACCTCTGCAAGGCTAATCCTCTTATTCTTGGCGGGTACCCATGCGTACC from Acidobacteriota bacterium encodes the following:
- a CDS encoding thiamine pyrophosphate-binding protein; protein product: MGETTVWHRVAGLEELPEGRVMTVTVGHLSLALTHHEGQYGALDNACPHQGGPLGEGSIEGGYLRCPWHGWDFCPLSGKPPGGYDDGVQTYPTEVREDGVYVGVPEEEPRERTVSDVMVETMVAWGVTHVFGMVGHSNLGLADALRVQEEAGKLTFIGIRHEGAAAFAASGFAKLTGRPAACLAIAGPGATNLLTGLWDAKVDRAPVLALTGQVNTQVLGPGAFQELPLAAAFDAVTGWSQTVLHTSRHAELVNLALKHAVQHREVAHLIFPDEVQELPAEKIQASGPEGRLTDLRIRPPEESLAAALERLRGAERPVIVVGYGARESMDAIISLASRLHCPVITTFKGKGQISDHHELGCGVLGRSGTPIASWFMNECDLLLVFGASFSNHTGITPKKPAIQVDFDPWQLGRVQKVTVPVLGEIGVTAQLMLEQLGEDLAAVDQRPEIAERWQLWRQEKASREADDRGRGVSSASLFAAKNRQIPANAVIAVDVGNNTYSFGRYFECREQSVLMSGYLGSIGFGYPAAMGAWAAAPDRPIVALTGDGGFGQYLAELTTAVKYSMKITHVLLNNGELGKISKEQRAGQLDVWQTALHNPNFAQFAENCGALGIRVTRAAELDEALERALAHDGPALVEVMADVGLI